The Amycolatopsis japonica nucleotide sequence AGCGGGGAGCCGCCTGACCGCCGCGAGCGCCGCCAGGAAGCGGTCCACCGTCTCCCGGTCCCGCACCGCGATCCGCAGGTACCGCCCGTCCAGCCCCGGGAAGGTGTCCCCCCGGCGGACGGCGAAGCCGTTCTCCCGCAATCGTTCCCGCACGCCGTCGGCGCCCGGGAGCCGCACGAGCACGAAAGGCCCCCGGGGCTCCCCCAGCACCTCGACCCCCAAAGCGGTCAAGCCCGAAACCAGGTACTCCCGGTCCGCTTCCGCCGCCACGGCCAGTTTCTCGGCTTCCTCCAGCGCCTCCGGGCGGCAGCACGCCACCACGGCGACGGCGGCCAGCGACGACACCGACCACGGGGGCTGGACGGCGCGCAGACTGTCCACAACGGACTCGTCCGCCAGGACGTACCCGGCGCGCAGCCCGGCGATCCCCCACGTCTTCGTCAGGCTGCGGAGAACGACGAAACCCGGTTGCCCCGCAACGCTTTCGGTCTCGCCGGGGACGGCGTCGAGGAAGGCTTCGTCGACGACGACCAGCCGGTCCGGGCGGCCCAGCGCGAGCAGGTCCGCGGCCGGATGCAGCACGGATGTCGGGTTCGTGGGGTTCCCGACGAAGACCAGATCGGCTTCCTCCGGGACGTCGCCCAGCCGGAAACCGTCGTCGGGCGACAACACCACCCGCCGCACGGCGTGGCCTGCCGCGCGCAGGGCGGCTTCGGGTTCGGTGAACTGCGGGTGCACGACCACCGCGCACGACGGCCGCAACGCCGTCGCCAGCAACGTGAACGCCTCGGCCGCGCCGGAGGTCACCAAGACCTGGGACTCAGGCAACGAGTGCCGGGCGGCGACCGCGGCCGTGGCGGCGGTGACGTCCGGATAGGCGGCCAGATCGTCCAGCGCCGCCGCCAGTTCGGCGCGCAGCCAAGCGGGCGGCGCCGGCAGGCGGACGTTGACCGCCAGATCGACGAGACCCTCGCCGACCTCGCGATCGCCGTGATGCCAGAGATCGTAGTCAGCCATGGGCGTGCACCGCGGTGGCGAACCGCTCGGCGAGTTCAGGGTAGCCCGCCCAATGGACGTGCAGGTACGACGCGTGCAGGGACGCCGACGCGAAGCCGTCCGGAGTGCGGTCCCAGCCCCAGGCCGGGGTCGGGCCGCTGCCGGGTTCGATGATCGTGCGGTGGAATTCGTGCCCGGTGACGCGTTGCCCGGCGACCGCGAGCACACTGTCCGCGGGCGAGAAAGCCTTGCGGTATCCCAGCTTTCCGCGTTTCGTCATGGTGGCCGACGCGTCGAGGACGCCGGTCATCGGCGTGCCGTCGATGTCCTGGCACAGGTACAACAGCCCCGCGCATTCCGCCACGACGGGCATTCCGTCGCCGACGGCCCGCGCGATCGCCGTCCGCAGCGGGAGATTCGCCGAAAGCTCTTCGGCGTGCACCTCGGGGAAGCCACCGCCGAAGTACAGCCCGGCGCAGCCTTCGGGGAGTTCCTTATCCTGCAAGGGATCCACGTCGACGACGTCGACCCCCGCGGCGGCGAGCAGTTCGACGGCCTCGGTGTAGCGGAAGGTGAACGCCGGACCGGCCGCCGCGGCGACCACCGAACGCCGCCCCTCGACCGCGAACGGCGGCCGCCAGGGCTCCCCCGAAAGGCGGGAGGCCGAACGCGCCACCTGCACGATCGCGCCGAGGTCCACCCCTTCGCTGATCCACGCGGCCAGCTCCGGCAGCAGACGTTCGGACTCGCTCGCCCGTTCCGCCGCCGGGACCAGGCCGAGGTGACGGCTGGGCGCGTGGATCTCTTCGTTGCGGTACAACGTTCCCAGCAGCGGGACGCCGGTCGCCTCCAGCGCGGTGACGATCTCGTCCGCGTGCCGTTGCGAGCCCAGCTTGTTGAGGATCACGCCGGCGAGCCGGACGCGGGTGTCGTACTGCGCGAACCCGAGCACGGTCGCGGCGACACTGCGCGACGCGGCCGACGCGTCCACGACGAGCACCACCGGCGCGTCCAGCAACCGGGCGACGTGCGCGGTCGAGGCGTACCCCTCGGTGCCGAGCGCGCCGTCGAACAGGCCCATCACGCCTTCGATGACGGCGATGTCGGCACCGGCGGAACCGTGCCGCAGCAACGGGATCAGCCGGTCCTCGCCCTGGAGGAACGGGTCGAGGTTGCGCGGCGGCCGTCCGGTGGCCAGCGCGTGGTAGCTCGGGTCGATGAAGTCGGGCCCGACCTTGTGCCCGGACACCTTCAACCCCCGTGCGCGCAACGCCGCCATCAGGCCCGCGGCGATCGTGGTCTTGCCGTGCCCGGACCCGGGCGCGGCGATGACCACGCGGTTCACCATTCGATGCCTCGCTGGCCCTTTTGCCCGGCGTCCATCGGATGCTTCACCTTCGTCATCTCGGTGACCAGGTCCGCCGCCTCGATCAGCTCCGGCGGCGCGTACCGGCCGGTGATCACCACGTGCTGATGGCCGGGGCGTCCGCTCAGCGTCGAGACGACGTCGTCCACTTCGAGCCAGCCCCATTTGAGCAGGTAGCTGAACTCGTCGAGGACGTAGAAGTCGTGGGTTTCGGCGGCGAGACGGCGTTTGATCTCGGCCCAGCCCTCACGCGCGTTCTCGGCGTGGTCCTCCTCGGAACCGGACTTACGCGCCCAGCTCCAGCCTTCGCCCATCTTGTGCCACTCGACGGCGCCGCCCTGGCCGGTGTCCTCGTGCAGCTTGCCCAGCGCGCGGAACGCGGCTTCCTCGCCGACACGCCATTTCGCCGACTTGACGAACTGGAACACGCCGATCGACCAGCCCTGGTTCCACGCGCGCAGCGCCATCCCGAACGCGGCCGTGGACTTGCCCTTCATCTCACCGGTGTGCACGGCGAGCAGCGGGCGGTTGCGCCGCTGGCGGGTGGTGAGACCGTCGTTCGGCACCGTTTCCGGTTTGCCCTGTGGCATTACGCCGCCTTTCCGGAGATACGGGTGCGGACCGCGCCCGCGAGAGTGTCGGCGGCGACCTCGGCGACCGGAACGTGTTCCGCGCCAAGGTGTTCCGCCAGTTCGGCGGCGAGCCCGAGGCGCATCTTCCCGCTCTCGCAGTCCATCACGATCGAGGTCACGTTCCCCGCCAGCAACCCGGCCGCCTGACGGGCACGCTGGACGGCGTCGGCGCCGCTGGTCGCACGGCCGTCGGTGACGACCACCAGCAGCGGACGCCGCAACGGATCGCGAACCGCTTCGATCCGCAGAACCCTTGCCGCTTCGAGAAGTCCTTCGGCCAGCGGGGTCCGGCCGCCGGTCGCGAGACCGTCCAAACGGGACGCAGCGGCGTCGACGCTGATCGTGGGCGGGAGCGCGAGTTCGGCGCCGGAGGCTCGGAACGTCACCAGGCCGACCTTGTCCCGGCGCTGGTAGGCGTCGAGCAGCAGCGACAGCACGGCGGTCTTGACCTCGCGCATCCGCTGCCGCGCGCCCATCGAGCCGGACGCGTCGACGCAGAACAGCACCAGGTTGCCCTCGCGTCCTTCCCGCCGCGCGAACCGCAGATCCTGGGGCCGCACCACGAGACCCGCGCCGCTACGGCCGCGGGAACGCTGATGCGGCGCGGCCGCGCGCACGGTCGCGAGCAGATGCGGATGCCCGTCCTTGGTCCCGGCGGGGTGGACGCCGATGGTCCGCCCGTTGTCGGTGATCGCCCTCGACCGCCGCCCGGCGGCACCCTCACCGGTGCCCTTCACCTCGAAACGCCGGGCACGGAAGGCTTCCCCGGCGCCGACCGGCTTCTGGTCGCCGCCACTCCCGCCGCTTGATGGCTCCTGGCCACCTTGCGAGGGCGGCGGGGCCTCACCGCCCTCCGGAGGTGCACCGGAACCGGGACCGTCGTCGTCGGGACCGGGGCCTTCGGGTTCGGCGTCCTGCAACGCCTGCTCAAGCTGCTCCTCGGAGATCCCGGGCGCGTCGAAGGGATTGCGGCGACGGCGGTGCGGCAGCGCGAGCCTGGCCGCGACCCGGACGTCGTCGGTGGTCACCTCGGTGCGCCCGGCCCAGGCGGCGTGCGCGACCGCGGTCCGCGCGGTGACGATGTCCGCGCGCATCCCGTCGACCTCGAACGACGCGCAGACCTCCGCGATCTGCCGCAGCGCGTCGTCCGGCAGTTTGACCGAAGGCAGAAGTCGTTGCGCCGCCTCGATGTCCGCGGCGAGTTCGGCGTCGGCCGCGGCGTACTGGCCGGCGAAGCCGTCGGGGTCCGCCTCGTAGGCGAGCCGCCGCCGGACGACCTCGACCCGCAGTTCGGGGTCCCGGCTGGACGCGACCTCGACGGTGAGCCCGAACCGGTCCAGCAGCTGCGGTCGCAGCTCGCCCTCCTCGGGGTTCATCGTGCCGATCAGGACGAACCGGGCCGCGTGCGACACCGAGACACCCTCGCGTTCGACGGTCGCGCGGCCCATGGCGGCGGCGTCGAGCAGCGTGTCGACCAGGTGGTCG carries:
- the cobC gene encoding Rv2231c family pyridoxal phosphate-dependent protein CobC, which gives rise to MADYDLWHHGDREVGEGLVDLAVNVRLPAPPAWLRAELAAALDDLAAYPDVTAATAAVAARHSLPESQVLVTSGAAEAFTLLATALRPSCAVVVHPQFTEPEAALRAAGHAVRRVVLSPDDGFRLGDVPEEADLVFVGNPTNPTSVLHPAADLLALGRPDRLVVVDEAFLDAVPGETESVAGQPGFVVLRSLTKTWGIAGLRAGYVLADESVVDSLRAVQPPWSVSSLAAVAVVACCRPEALEEAEKLAVAAEADREYLVSGLTALGVEVLGEPRGPFVLVRLPGADGVRERLRENGFAVRRGDTFPGLDGRYLRIAVRDRETVDRFLAALAAVRRLPA
- a CDS encoding cobyrinate a,c-diamide synthase; translation: MVNRVVIAAPGSGHGKTTIAAGLMAALRARGLKVSGHKVGPDFIDPSYHALATGRPPRNLDPFLQGEDRLIPLLRHGSAGADIAVIEGVMGLFDGALGTEGYASTAHVARLLDAPVVLVVDASAASRSVAATVLGFAQYDTRVRLAGVILNKLGSQRHADEIVTALEATGVPLLGTLYRNEEIHAPSRHLGLVPAAERASESERLLPELAAWISEGVDLGAIVQVARSASRLSGEPWRPPFAVEGRRSVVAAAAGPAFTFRYTEAVELLAAAGVDVVDVDPLQDKELPEGCAGLYFGGGFPEVHAEELSANLPLRTAIARAVGDGMPVVAECAGLLYLCQDIDGTPMTGVLDASATMTKRGKLGYRKAFSPADSVLAVAGQRVTGHEFHRTIIEPGSGPTPAWGWDRTPDGFASASLHASYLHVHWAGYPELAERFATAVHAHG
- the cobO gene encoding cob(I)yrinic acid a,c-diamide adenosyltransferase, with translation MPQGKPETVPNDGLTTRQRRNRPLLAVHTGEMKGKSTAAFGMALRAWNQGWSIGVFQFVKSAKWRVGEEAAFRALGKLHEDTGQGGAVEWHKMGEGWSWARKSGSEEDHAENAREGWAEIKRRLAAETHDFYVLDEFSYLLKWGWLEVDDVVSTLSGRPGHQHVVITGRYAPPELIEAADLVTEMTKVKHPMDAGQKGQRGIEW
- a CDS encoding putative cobaltochelatase yields the protein MKPYPFTAVVGMPDLRLALVLSSISPAVGGVLVRGEKGTAKSTMVRALAGLLPGVDVVDACRFSCDPVEPDPACPDGPHAEGSPAHRRPARLVELPVGAAEDRVIGSLNLERALADGVTDFQPGLLAAAHRGLLYVDEVNLLHDHLVDTLLDAAAMGRATVEREGVSVSHAARFVLIGTMNPEEGELRPQLLDRFGLTVEVASSRDPELRVEVVRRRLAYEADPDGFAGQYAAADAELAADIEAAQRLLPSVKLPDDALRQIAEVCASFEVDGMRADIVTARTAVAHAAWAGRTEVTTDDVRVAARLALPHRRRRNPFDAPGISEEQLEQALQDAEPEGPGPDDDGPGSGAPPEGGEAPPPSQGGQEPSSGGSGGDQKPVGAGEAFRARRFEVKGTGEGAAGRRSRAITDNGRTIGVHPAGTKDGHPHLLATVRAAAPHQRSRGRSGAGLVVRPQDLRFARREGREGNLVLFCVDASGSMGARQRMREVKTAVLSLLLDAYQRRDKVGLVTFRASGAELALPPTISVDAAASRLDGLATGGRTPLAEGLLEAARVLRIEAVRDPLRRPLLVVVTDGRATSGADAVQRARQAAGLLAGNVTSIVMDCESGKMRLGLAAELAEHLGAEHVPVAEVAADTLAGAVRTRISGKAA